The Cloacibacterium caeni region CCTAACTTTTACGTCAGAAAAATTTCCAAAGCCTAGTTTTATTGCCAAATTTTTACTTTCGAGGTTTGTAAAGCCTAAAATCACCAACGAAATTCCTTATAAACAGAGTTTGCCAACAAGTCCAGCTTTTATCATTGCCGATGAAAGAAACTTTGAAGAAGAAAAAGCCAAATTAATTGGCAATATTCAGCGTGTGCAACAATTGGGAAGAGAAGCTTTTGAAGGAAAAGAAAATATTAATTTCGGAAAAATGACGGCTCAATGTTGGAATAATATGTTTGCGAAACATCTCAATCACCATTTAGAGCAATTTGGAGTTTAAACATGAAAAAAATATTATTTAGTTTTCTGTTGCTTTCGCAATTAATTTTTGCTCAAGAAAATAATACTTCAAATCAAAAAAATATGGAATTAGGAGCATTTTCAATAAGTCTTAAAGTAAAAGATATTAAAAAATCTGTTGAATTTTACGAAAAACTGGGTTTCACTTACAAAGCTGGAAACATAGATCAAAATTGGATTGTTCTTAAAAACGGAAATACAGTTATCGGACTTTTTCAAGGGTTTATAGAAGAAAATACACTTACTTTTAATCCAGGTTGGGACCAACAAGCGCAAAATCTTCCTGAATTTAACGATGTAAGAGAAATTCAAAAAAAATTGAAAGCGAAAGATGTAAAATTAGACAGAGAAGCTGATGAGAAAACTTCTGGTCCAGAATACATCATCTTGAAAGATCCAGACGGAAATCCTATTTTAATAGACCAACACAGATAAGCTATGAATATTGAAATTATTGATTTTGAACCGAAATATCGTGATGATTTTAAAAATCTAAATGTAGAGTGGCTAGATAAATATTTTGAAGTAGAACCTTATGATAAAGAGGTTTTATCTAATCCTGAAAAATATATTTTAGAAAAAGGCGGAAAAATTTTTTTTGCAAAACTTGAGGATAAAATTATAGGAACTGTAGCTTTAATGCCGAAAAATAGTTCTTTTGAATTGACCAAAATGGCTGTTACAGAAAAAATTCAATCAAAAGGAATAGGAAGTCTGCTCATGCAAAAATGTATTGATGAAGCTAAAAATCTAGGCTTGAAAGAAATCTTTCTTTTTTCTAATACCAAATTGGATAAAGCCATTAATCTTTATAAAAAAGTAGGTTTTTTAGAAGAACATTTTGATAGTTCAGATTACAAAAGAGCAAATATTTATATGACTTTAAAACTATAAACATAAAAATTTAAAAATATGGCTACAGCAAACATTTATCTTACTTTTGATGGAGAATGCGAAGCAGCATTCAAGTTTTATCAATCGGTTTTAGGTGGAGAAATTCCTATGTGGAACAGATTCGGCGAAATGCCTCCACAAGAAGGAATGCCACCACTTTCTGAAGAACATAAAAACAGAATTATGCACGTTACACTTCCTATTTCTACAGAAACTGTTTTGATGGGAAGCGATTCTATGCCAGGAATTCATAAGATTACCAAAGGAAATAATTTTGCAATTTCACTCAATGCACAATCTAGAGCTGAAGCAGAAAAATTATTTAACGGTCTTTCAGAAGGAGGAAATGTAACGATGCCATTACAAGATACTTTTTGGGGAGCATATTTCGGAATGTGGGAAGACAAGTTTGGGATTCAATGGATGGTGAACTATGATGCCCCTGATAAAATTCAGCAACATTAATCAAGATATTTTTTGTAAATTCGAGTATAAATAATTGTTCAATCTTAAAAATGATAACGCTATGCACGATAATGTTAAAATCAGCGTAAAAGTTAACGCACCAATAGAAAAAGTTTGGGATGCGATTACGAATAGAGAACAGATGAAAGAATGGTATTTTAATATACCAGACTTCGAATTGAAAGAGCATGCCGCTTTTAATTTCTTTGAAGGAGAAGATAAAAAATTACACCATCACTGCGAAATCGTAGAGATTATTCCTCAGAAAAAATTAAAACATTCTTGGACGTATCCTGATTATACCCATGATAAAACATTAGTAAAATGGGAGCTCCAGCCAGAAAGCAACGGAACGCTGGTTACTCTTACACACAAAGGTTTAGAAAACTTTGATCATCTAGGCGCTGATTTTAAGAAAGAAAAATTCCAAAAAGGTTGGGACGAAATCCTAAACAAAGCTTTGAAAAATTTTGTTGAAAACTAAAAATTCTTAAAATTTATTAAATATTAGGCATCATTCTTATAGAGTGGTGCTTTTTTTGTAATTTTGAACTAAATAATTTAAGAATGAAAAAAACACTTTTCGTAAGTATATTTGCCCTATTTTTATTGACTTCATGTAATAAAGACAAAGAGATTTTAGACGCTCTCAATACCTATAATACAGAAATGGAAACCAAAGGTTATCATTTCGGGGACAAAATAAACCTACCCAAAGAAGTTACAGAAAACGCAGAAAGCATCAGCATCAGTTTTGGAGACAAGGAAACAAGCGATTTAGTAGTAGATCCAGCATTTTTTACTTTAGGAGATAATGCGGTAACCATCAATATTACCAGAGATGGAAAAGTGCTGAGTCAAGATGCTACCATAAATGTTTTTGCCAAAAATCCAGAAGCGCAATTGACTTATGAAATCGTGGCAGAATATCCTCACGATAAGGCTAATTTTGTACAAGGATTTCAGCTAGAAGGAAACACCATTTATGAAAGTGATGGACAAAACGGACAATCTAAAATTTTAAAATATACCTTAGGTCAAACCAATGCTACAACTTATACCGCGCAACCTGCAGATGTTTTCTCTGAAGGAAGCACTATTGTAGGAAATAAAGTGTATCAGTTGACTTGGCAAAATAAAAAAGGTTTTATTTATGATAAATCATCGCTTAAACTTCTATCAGAATTTCCTTATCCTAATGTAATGGGAGAAGGTTGGGGTTTAACGTATGATGGTAAAAATCTTATCGCTTCAGACGGAACTAAAAATCTATATTTCTTAGATGTAAATGACCCTTCTAAAATGGTAAAATACATCTCTGTAGCTGGAAATACTGAAGTGTATGACCAATTAAATGAATTAGAATATTATAACGGTTTTGTTTACGCTAATGTTTGGCAAAAACCGTATATTCTAAAAATTAATCCAAAATCTGGAGAAGTGGTGGCAAGAATAGATTTCTCAGAAATTGTGAAAAAACACAACACAGGAACAGATGATGTTCTCAACGGAATTGCCTTCAAAGGGCAAAATATGCTTGTTACAGGAAAAAATTGGGACAAAATCTATGAAGTAAAAATTAAGTAAATTTTATACTGAAAGTTTCTGGTTTTTTCTTGATAATACATTTTACAAACACAAATGCCATGAAACGATTATCACTTATTTTTACATTTATTTGTGCTACACTTTTTGCACAAAAAGAATTTCCTATTATCATAAAAGATAGTGTTAGAGATGTTCTTATAGATGATTATGAGAACATTTATGTGTATCGCAATACAGATTTGAGTATTCTGAAATATGATTCTCTAGGTCATAAAAAAGCACAAGTCATGTTTCCGCAACCGTTTAAAATACAATCGGTTGAAAACCCTCTGAATATTTTTTTATTCTCAGAAAACGGACAGGAAATTAAAATTCTAGACCAGAATCTTAATGAAATTCAGTATCTAAACCTATACCAAAAATTCGGACATGTAAAAGCGGTTTATTCGCAAGATTTACAGTTTATTTGGGTGTTAGATTCTGCTCGAAAGCAATTGATACAGTACAATTATCGAGAGGATAAAATTATCAATATCTTTCCTTTTGACATGGATTTGAGTACTGTGGTAGATTTTATCGTGTATCAAAATCAATTATACATACTCAGAGAAAATTGTTTCAGCGTTTATGAACTCAAAGGTGCTCATAAATATTCTATCGACATAGAAAATGGTAAAAGATTAAGACGCGTAAATGATAAAATTTACGTCATAGAACAAAATACCATTTCACTCTACACACCAGCTCAATTATTCTATCCTGTATTTTCTAAAGAAAATTTTATCATTGTGGAAAAAAACAGCAATCAATTTTTGGCTTTGATAGAAGACAAACTTTATCTTTACGGAATAGAAAAATAGAATCGATGCATATTGCTGTTACTGGAAACATAGGCGCGGGAAAAACTACTCTAACTACCATGTTGTCAAAACATTATGGTTGGGATGCGCAATTTGAAGATGTAGATCATAACCCATATTTAGAAGACTTTTACGAAGACATGAGCAAATGGAGTTTTGCGCTCCAAATCTATTTCTTAGGAAGCAGATTTCGCCAAGTAAAAGAAATTAGAGAGAGTGGTAAAAATATAGTTCAAGACAGAACCATCTACGAAGATGCTTATATTTTTGCGGAAAACTTAAATGATATGGGCTTGCTTACCGAAAGAGATTTTAACAATTATTCTTCGCTGTTTCATCTGATGAAATCCTTTGTTTCGGCACCAGATTTGCTTATTTATTTAAAGTCAGATGTTCCTAATTTAGTAAAGAAAATCTACAAAAGAGGAAGAGATTATGAAGCCAGCATTAGCATAGAATATTTATCTAAACTAAACGAAAAATACGAAAAATGGATTTCTAACTACAAAGAAGGAAAACTACTTATTATAGAAGTTGATGATTTAGATTTTGTAGAAAGACCAGAAGATTTCGGGTATATTTTAGAGAAAATAGAAGCAGAATTGCACGGACTTTTTTAAGCATTAGCGTTGTAGAATGATTGAGAATTAGAGAACATTGATAAAAATCCATCATTAAACATCTAATATCCAAAATTTATGATTACCATCTTACATAATAATCGCTGCGGAAAATCTAGAGCTGCCTTACAGTATTTAGAATCTAAAGGTGTGGCATTTGAAGTAAGAAATTACTTAGAAAACCCATTGTCTGAAGTAGAAATAGAAGATTTATTATCTAAATTAGATACTTCAATACATAACATTATCAGAAAAAATGAAGATTTGTGGAAAGAAAATTTCTCAGAAACAACGTATTCTGATAGTGGTTTAGTTTCTATTTTGGCAAATTATCCTAAACTTTTGCAAAGACCAATTGTGATAAAAGATAATAAAGCCATCATCGCAAGAGAAATAGAAAAATTAGAAAAATTTTTATAAATGACTAATCCTAAAATAGGTTTACAAGTTTTACATTAAGATACCAATCCGGAAGATATTGATTTTCCGGATTTTTTGTGGATTGTTTCCGGGGTTTTCATCTTCAGACTAAGATGTGGTCTTTTGTTGTTGTAAATATAAATACTTTCTTTAACCATTTGTTTTAAATCCTGAATGTTTTTGCATTTATAAATTAAAAATTCCTGCTTCAATATTCCGTTTATTCTTTCTGCCAAAGCATTTTGATAACAATCATAGCCATCTGTCATTGAGGGTTTTATTTTGTTTTCAACAAGTACTTTCTGATACACTTCTGAGCAATATTGCAATCCTCTGTCTGAGTGATGAATAAGCGGAAGATGTGTTGTTCTGTTTTTAACGGCCATTTTCAGAGCTTTGACTACATTTTCAGCATTCATATTTTCACTTAATTCGTAACCCATTATTTTTCTGCTGTAAGCATCCGTAACCAAAGATAAATAACAGACATTCGTTTTGGTTTTTATATAAGTGATATCGCTTACAAATACCTGTTCTTTTCTTTTCAGGCAAGTCGTTTTCAAAAGGTTGGGGTGTTTTCTGAGCCAGTGTTTGGAGAAAGTTGTTCTTGTATATCTTTTCTTAGGATAAATAAGCAGGTTTTCTCTTCGTAAATAATTGAACAGCGCATCTCTGCCTATTTTTATCTTTTCAAGCTTGAACTTATTTTTAAGCAAATAATAAAGTTTTCTTGTTCCTATTCTGGGCTGTTCTAAACGAATCTCCTCAACAAATCGTTTAACTTTCTCCAATTCTTTTTCCCGAACACATAATCTTTGGCGCTGCTGGTAAATGGCTTGTCTGCTTATCCCAAACAATCTGCAGATTTTGGATAAACTCAATCCTTTTTCTTGGAGTTGTCTGACTGTTTGGGCGTAAACTTTTTTCGAATCTGTGTGCCGTATTGCTTGTCCGAGATATCAATCATCATATTGAGAACTTTGGTTTTTAGTTTCTCATCAGCTAATTCTTTCTCTAATCTTTTAATCTTTTCGGCGGGTGTTTCTTTGGATTGTAACATGGTATGAATGGTGGGTTTGCTCCAATCTAAATTACCATATTTTCTGAGCCAAACCAAAACGGTACTTCTACCTTGGATACCGTAATGTTGCTGTGCCTGTTTGTAAGTGAATTCGCCCTTTTCTACACGGCTTACAATACCTAATTTAAAAGCCATTGTGTAATCTTGTTGTGTACGCTTTTCTACTGTCTTCTCTCGATTTTCCATAATAAGTCTATTTGGTGTAAACTTATTTTAGGACGGGTCAAAAATAAACAAAAAAGCGAACTCACAAGAGTTCGCTTTTTTTATCTAAACTTTTTATTTGTTAATTAAATCATCTAAAGCAGCATTTAAATCTGGGTATTTAAAAGTAAATCCTGTTGATTTTATTTTCTCGTTTGACGCTCTGCTTCCATCTAAGATAATCGTAGACATTTCTCCCATAATCAGTTTCATCATGAATTCTGGAATAGGAATGGGCAAGAAAAATTTGTTTGATTTTTGAGCCATACTTTTCATGAAAGTTTCATTGGTCACTGTTTCATCTGCTACCGCGTTGTAACTTCCATTGTATTGAGGGTTTTCTATCGCTTCTACATACATATTCGCCAAATCTTCTATATGAATCCAGTTCATCCATTGTTTACCTTTTCCTACAGGTGAAGCCAAGTTGAAATCTGTTAATTTTTTCAATGGAACAAAACTTCCGCCTTCTTTTGCCAAAACCATTGCTGTTCTTAAGCAAACCACACGTTCTGCAATTTCAGAAAATTGATAGGCAGATTTTTCCCAATCCACTGATAGTTCTGCCAAAAAATCTAGTTTTTTGATGGGCGAATTTTCAGTGAGAATTTCATCACTCGTAAAAGTTCCGTAATAATTAATTCCAGAAGCTGAGATGAAACTTTTTAGTTTGATTTGATGCTTTTCGCAGTAAGATTTGAGAAGATTAGCAGCATTAATTCTAGAGCTGTAAAGTTCTTTTTTATATTCTTTC contains the following coding sequences:
- a CDS encoding IS3 family transposase (programmed frameshift), whose protein sequence is MENREKTVEKRTQQDYTMAFKLGIVSRVEKGEFTYKQAQQHYGIQGRSTVLVWLRKYGNLDWSKPTIHTMLQSKETPAEKIKRLEKELADEKLKTKVLNMMIDISDKQYGTQIRKKFYAQTVRQLQEKGLSLSKICRLFGISRQAIYQQRQRLCVREKELEKVKRFVEEIRLEQPRIGTRKLYYLLKNKFKLEKIKIGRDALFNYLRRENLLIYPKKRYTRTTFSKHWLRKHPNLLKTTCLKRKEQVFVSDITYIKTKTNVCYLSLVTDAYSRKIMGYELSENMNAENVVKALKMAVKNRTTHLPLIHHSDRGLQYCSEVYQKVLVENKIKPSMTDGYDCYQNALAERINGILKQEFLIYKCKNIQDLKQMVKESIYIYNNKRPHLSLKMKTPETIHKKSGKSISSGLVS
- a CDS encoding TIGR01777 family oxidoreductase; the encoded protein is MKILVTGATGLIGKYLVRKLKEIGHEIVILTRKKTGKPNEFQWNPDQNFIEDAAFENIEAIIHLAGATIAKRWTKEYKKELYSSRINAANLLKSYCEKHQIKLKSFISASGINYYGTFTSDEILTENSPIKKLDFLAELSVDWEKSAYQFSEIAERVVCLRTAMVLAKEGGSFVPLKKLTDFNLASPVGKGKQWMNWIHIEDLANMYVEAIENPQYNGSYNAVADETVTNETFMKSMAQKSNKFFLPIPIPEFMMKLIMGEMSTIILDGSRASNEKIKSTGFTFKYPDLNAALDDLINK
- a CDS encoding arsenate reductase family protein, coding for MITILHNNRCGKSRAALQYLESKGVAFEVRNYLENPLSEVEIEDLLSKLDTSIHNIIRKNEDLWKENFSETTYSDSGLVSILANYPKLLQRPIVIKDNKAIIAREIEKLEKFL
- a CDS encoding GNAT family N-acetyltransferase, translating into MNIEIIDFEPKYRDDFKNLNVEWLDKYFEVEPYDKEVLSNPEKYILEKGGKIFFAKLEDKIIGTVALMPKNSSFELTKMAVTEKIQSKGIGSLLMQKCIDEAKNLGLKEIFLFSNTKLDKAINLYKKVGFLEEHFDSSDYKRANIYMTLKL
- a CDS encoding VOC family protein produces the protein MATANIYLTFDGECEAAFKFYQSVLGGEIPMWNRFGEMPPQEGMPPLSEEHKNRIMHVTLPISTETVLMGSDSMPGIHKITKGNNFAISLNAQSRAEAEKLFNGLSEGGNVTMPLQDTFWGAYFGMWEDKFGIQWMVNYDAPDKIQQH
- a CDS encoding glutaminyl-peptide cyclotransferase, encoding MKKTLFVSIFALFLLTSCNKDKEILDALNTYNTEMETKGYHFGDKINLPKEVTENAESISISFGDKETSDLVVDPAFFTLGDNAVTINITRDGKVLSQDATINVFAKNPEAQLTYEIVAEYPHDKANFVQGFQLEGNTIYESDGQNGQSKILKYTLGQTNATTYTAQPADVFSEGSTIVGNKVYQLTWQNKKGFIYDKSSLKLLSEFPYPNVMGEGWGLTYDGKNLIASDGTKNLYFLDVNDPSKMVKYISVAGNTEVYDQLNELEYYNGFVYANVWQKPYILKINPKSGEVVARIDFSEIVKKHNTGTDDVLNGIAFKGQNMLVTGKNWDKIYEVKIK
- a CDS encoding VOC family protein; protein product: MELGAFSISLKVKDIKKSVEFYEKLGFTYKAGNIDQNWIVLKNGNTVIGLFQGFIEENTLTFNPGWDQQAQNLPEFNDVREIQKKLKAKDVKLDREADEKTSGPEYIILKDPDGNPILIDQHR
- a CDS encoding deoxynucleoside kinase: MHIAVTGNIGAGKTTLTTMLSKHYGWDAQFEDVDHNPYLEDFYEDMSKWSFALQIYFLGSRFRQVKEIRESGKNIVQDRTIYEDAYIFAENLNDMGLLTERDFNNYSSLFHLMKSFVSAPDLLIYLKSDVPNLVKKIYKRGRDYEASISIEYLSKLNEKYEKWISNYKEGKLLIIEVDDLDFVERPEDFGYILEKIEAELHGLF
- a CDS encoding SRPBCC family protein produces the protein MHDNVKISVKVNAPIEKVWDAITNREQMKEWYFNIPDFELKEHAAFNFFEGEDKKLHHHCEIVEIIPQKKLKHSWTYPDYTHDKTLVKWELQPESNGTLVTLTHKGLENFDHLGADFKKEKFQKGWDEILNKALKNFVEN
- a CDS encoding DUF1569 domain-containing protein, producing MQNVFDAQDAQEYINRINNLTPETPRKWGKMSVDQVLAHLNVAYDLTFTSEKFPKPSFIAKFLLSRFVKPKITNEIPYKQSLPTSPAFIIADERNFEEEKAKLIGNIQRVQQLGREAFEGKENINFGKMTAQCWNNMFAKHLNHHLEQFGV